One genomic segment of Macaca fascicularis isolate 582-1 chromosome 19, T2T-MFA8v1.1 includes these proteins:
- the FTL gene encoding ferritin light chain: MSSQIRQNYSTDVEAAVNSLVNMYLQASYTYLSLGFYFDRDDVALEGVSHFFRELAEEKREGYERLLKMQNQRGGRALFQDVKKPAEDEWGKTPDAMKAAMALEKKLNQALLDLHALGSAHTDPHLCDFLETHFLDEEVKLIKKMGDHLTNLNRLAGPEAGLGEYLFERLTLKHD; this comes from the exons ATGAGCTCCCAGATTCGTCAGAATTATTCCACCGACGTGGAGGCAGCCGTCAACAGCCTGGTCAATATGTACCTGCAGGCCTCCTACACCTACCTCTCTCTG GGCTTCTATTTCGACCGCGATGATGTGGCTCTggaaggcgtgagccacttcttCCGCGAATTGGCCGAGGAGAAGCGCGAGGGCTACGAGCGTCTCCTGAAGATGCAAAACCAGCGTGGCGGCCGCGCTCTTTTTCAGGACGTCAAG AAGCCAGCTGAAGATGAGTGGGGTAAAACCCCGGATGCCATGAAAGCCGCCATGGCCCTGGAGAAAAAACTGAATCAGGCCCTTTTGGATCTTCATGCCCTGGGTTCTGCCCACACGGATCCCCAT cTCTGTGACTTCCTGGAGACTCACTTCCTAGATGAGGAAGTGAAGCTCATCAAAAAGATGGGTGACCACCTGACCAACCTCAACAGGCTGGCCGGCCCGGAGGCTGGGCTGGGCGAGTATCTCTTCGAAAGGCTCACTCTCAAGCACGACTAA